A section of the Choristoneura fumiferana chromosome 5, NRCan_CFum_1, whole genome shotgun sequence genome encodes:
- the LOC141428277 gene encoding uncharacterized protein codes for MVAMRDLPYLTCLVLYIFSFQIIATNSRTSNIWKLNAEEGTIVDGNTLTQDDTDKQKMTEEDPIFNIITSTVYYGNTWTKHGFEMFCTDCQAYEQQRSGVENGDESTLAEANGDADDEYLDCGKAVNFTYYDNLVGVARRHRHPNVPEPQVALIFTKKKSYKNGSYNGVTELDINALEKRLKKAKREKPKSVQLYNQIGNFWRIKGDTRQSIECFRRALAVSPYNAEVLLNLARVLFTLQYLDDAIYLTRRSLEVQPPDRSAWQQYFTLGEIFKAYGHYQEAAVHLRHALDLRPDFEPALTALKDIENIPEASVHVYTLLIIVCLVMGVLLVILSSVDSGSDVEEHKTQRHFNRAMAMRSLRGVTLPGSRGRKKGGS; via the exons ATGGTCGCAATGAGAGACTTACCGTACTTGACTTGTTTGGTTCTGTACATATTTTCTTTCCAAATTATTGCTACGAATTCTCGTACGTCTAATATTTGGAAATTGAATGCAGAAGAAGGTACAATTGTTGATGGTAATACGTTAACCCAG GATGACAcagataaacaaaaaatgactgAAGAAGACCCCATATTCAACATAATTACTTCAACTGTGTACTATGGAAACACTTGGACTAAGCATGGTTTTGAGATGTTTTGTACTGACTGCCAGGCTTATGAACAACAAAG ATCCGGTGTTGAAAATGGAGATGAATCGACATTGGCTGAAGCAAATGGGGATGCCGATGATGAATACTTAGATTGTGGGAAGGCCGTCAACTTCACATACTATGACAACCTAGTTGGAGTGGCCAGACGTCATCGACATCCCAATGTTCCTGAACCACAG gttgcgctaatatttacaaaaaagaaGTCTTACAAAAATGGT TCTTACAATGGTGTGACGGAGCTAGACATTAACGCTTTAGAGAAACGTTTGAAAAAGGCCAAACGCGAGAAACCAAAGTCGGTTCAGCTTTATAATCAAATCGGTAACTTTTGGAGAATCAAGGGTGATACTAGACAGAGCATCGAGTGTTTTAGACGAGCTCTGGCTGTTTCTCCATATAATGCAGAA GTACTTCTGAACCTGGCACGAGTATTATTTACTCTGCAGTACCTCGACGACGCCATATATCTGACACGGCGGTCGTTGGAGGTACAGCCTCCCGACCGCAGCGCGTGGCAACAGTACTTCACGCTCGGGGAGATATTCAAGGCTTATGGACATTATCAG gaaGCAGCTGTGCACCTGAGACACGCCTTGGACCTGAGACCGGACTTCGAGCCGGCTTTGACGGCGTTGAAAGACATTGAAAACATACCAGAAGCATCAGTGCATGTGTACACACTCCTTATCATTGTGTGTTTG GTGATGGGAGTGCTCCTCGTCATATTGTCGTCAGTTGACAGCGGCAGCGACGTGGAGGAACACAAAACACAGCGGCACTTCAACCGCGCCATGGCCATGCGCTCGCTCCGAGGCGTGACCTTGCCGGGCTCTCGCGGCCGCAAGAAAGGCGGCTCCTAA